The Gloeobacter morelensis MG652769 genome contains the following window.
TCAACCGATTCCTCCAAACGCATTCAACCTGCTAGCGGTACTGGTCCTTTTTGCTGTAGAGCGAGCGGTTGTCGACGCTGACCGTGTCGATGATGCCGATCACTACCGCGTCGACCGGACGCTTTTCACTGCCCACCACTTGCCTGGCCGCACTGCCGCGGCTGAACAGTACCCATTCGTCGAGCCCGGCCCCGACGCCGTCGGCCGCCACTTCATATTGCGCAAGCGGCTGGCCGGCCTCATCGATAAGTTGGAGCAGC
Protein-coding sequences here:
- a CDS encoding EutN/CcmL family microcompartment protein, with protein sequence MQIGRVRGTVVSTQKEPSMVGVKFLLLQLIDEAGQPLAQYEVAADGVGAGLDEWVLFSRGSAARQVVGSEKRPVDAVVIGIIDTVSVDNRSLYSKKDQYR